A portion of the uncultured Fibrobacter sp. genome contains these proteins:
- a CDS encoding FISUMP domain-containing protein, whose amino-acid sequence MNKLLWSSSLALATAVFLTACGDETTNVTETTGPTSVTKFKDLGECTADNSGDMVYVKDQASIYFCADSVWKEMSASAANGSDGKDGSDGKDGSDGKNGNDGKDGKDGKNGNDGENGKDGKDGKDGKDGKSAYELSGSKLSLEDWLKSLNGDNGESCTAVENAKENGYDIVCGDKVKGTLKNGTSGTSCEIVSDKDGIVTLKCGDVETELYKAVCGATPYDPAKKFCFDMELYDLCDGEVYTPGKDLCESGKLQKFCYFKEDSPIRYDVQTHFCYGEKMYELCGGEDYDPTKYDCVENQKQEKKTCKGIQYNPENEFCAMRGSVEIGTYKMVTIGTGDKAQTWMAQNLDYEVTGSSCFDGDCSQYGRYYSWNAAINNSTPDVNGNIQGVCPDGWHLPTKGEWEQLIQNVDENKKHIAGIVLKDSVVWKDHDDKGTNATGFSALPAGYMISDTDRSNDKENAFFWSATESEKEGDAYYVVLSYNNTDAVVSNNNSSMIILSKTTRMSIRCLKD is encoded by the coding sequence ATGAATAAATTATTATGGTCATCGTCCCTTGCTTTGGCGACAGCAGTTTTTCTTACGGCATGCGGTGACGAAACGACCAACGTCACCGAAACCACTGGCCCGACTTCGGTCACCAAGTTCAAAGACCTGGGCGAGTGTACTGCTGACAATTCCGGCGACATGGTCTACGTGAAGGACCAAGCATCCATATACTTCTGCGCCGACAGCGTGTGGAAAGAAATGAGCGCCTCGGCCGCAAACGGCTCCGACGGAAAAGATGGTTCCGATGGTAAAGATGGGTCGGACGGCAAGAACGGAAATGATGGTAAAGACGGCAAGGATGGCAAAAACGGAAACGATGGTGAAAATGGGAAAGACGGCAAGGATGGAAAGGACGGTAAAGACGGCAAGTCCGCTTATGAACTGTCTGGTTCCAAGCTCTCGCTGGAAGATTGGCTTAAGTCGCTGAATGGCGATAACGGTGAAAGCTGCACCGCCGTTGAAAATGCAAAAGAAAACGGCTACGATATCGTATGCGGGGACAAGGTCAAGGGTACTTTGAAGAATGGTACAAGTGGCACAAGCTGCGAGATTGTAAGCGACAAGGACGGTATTGTCACCTTGAAATGCGGTGACGTGGAGACCGAGCTCTACAAGGCTGTATGCGGCGCAACACCGTATGACCCGGCAAAAAAATTCTGCTTTGATATGGAGCTGTACGACTTGTGCGACGGCGAAGTTTATACTCCGGGCAAAGACCTCTGCGAAAGTGGAAAGTTGCAGAAATTCTGCTATTTCAAGGAGGACTCTCCAATCCGCTATGATGTACAAACTCACTTCTGTTATGGCGAGAAGATGTATGAACTTTGCGGCGGCGAGGATTACGACCCCACGAAGTATGATTGCGTTGAAAATCAGAAGCAGGAAAAAAAGACCTGCAAAGGAATACAATACAACCCGGAAAACGAATTCTGCGCAATGAGGGGATCGGTCGAGATTGGCACTTATAAAATGGTAACGATTGGCACTGGTGATAAAGCGCAGACCTGGATGGCGCAAAACTTGGATTACGAGGTTACTGGCAGCAGCTGCTTTGACGGAGACTGCTCCCAGTACGGCCGCTACTATAGCTGGAACGCTGCTATAAACAATAGCACGCCTGATGTTAACGGAAACATTCAGGGGGTTTGCCCCGACGGATGGCACTTGCCTACAAAAGGCGAGTGGGAACAGCTAATTCAGAATGTGGACGAAAATAAGAAACATATAGCGGGTATCGTGCTCAAGGATTCTGTTGTTTGGAAAGATCACGACGATAAAGGAACCAATGCGACTGGTTTCAGTGCGCTTCCTGCTGGCTACATGATATCTGATACCGATCGTAGCAACGATAAAGAAAATGCATTTTTCTGGAGCGCCACTGAATCCGAGAAAGAAGGAGACGCGTACTATGTGGTCTTATCCTACAACAACACCGATGCGGTTGTGTCCAATAATAATAGTAGTATGATTATTCTTAGCAAAACCACCAGAATGTCAATTCGTTGCTTGAAGGACTAG
- a CDS encoding ORF6N domain-containing protein yields the protein MKKDVTVAPKKPVFSLIDENLLKSRIYTIRGVKVMLDADLAEIYGYSTKAFNQQVKKNIEKFDEDFRFRLSNNEIEELSRCKFCTLNTESENNSASRSKKLTLNMAIASESPSRLKFSSLKNGGRGSNIKYMPYAFTEQGIYMLMTVLKGEQATAQSKALIRLFKQMKDYIAAENAPDVSVGMVALATQTSQNTRDIAEIATDVRTLSNKVERNESFLQKVMANFVDPSTFKHFLILNGQRLEADVAYTQIYGMAKKSVLIVDIFSKAESSGYACIDIAEAQKKAWRSHATTWM from the coding sequence ATGAAGAAAGATGTAACCGTCGCGCCTAAAAAGCCCGTTTTTTCCCTGATAGACGAGAACTTGCTCAAGTCGCGTATATACACCATCCGCGGGGTAAAGGTCATGCTCGATGCTGATTTGGCCGAGATTTACGGGTATAGTACGAAGGCTTTTAACCAGCAGGTCAAGAAAAATATTGAAAAATTCGATGAAGATTTTCGATTTCGATTATCAAATAATGAAATCGAAGAACTTTCAAGGTGCAAATTTTGCACCTTGAACACGGAATCGGAAAACAACAGCGCTTCAAGGTCAAAAAAATTGACCTTGAACATGGCGATCGCAAGCGAAAGTCCTTCAAGGTTGAAATTTTCGTCCTTGAAAAATGGAGGACGCGGGTCGAATATAAAATACATGCCCTACGCCTTCACGGAGCAGGGCATCTACATGCTCATGACGGTCCTCAAGGGCGAACAGGCGACCGCCCAAAGCAAGGCCCTTATCCGCCTTTTCAAGCAGATGAAGGACTACATTGCTGCGGAGAATGCACCGGATGTTTCCGTGGGGATGGTCGCCTTGGCGACGCAGACGAGTCAAAACACGCGGGATATCGCCGAGATTGCCACGGATGTCCGCACGCTTTCTAACAAGGTGGAGCGAAACGAGAGTTTTCTCCAAAAAGTTATGGCAAATTTCGTCGACCCGAGCACCTTCAAGCATTTCCTGATTTTGAACGGGCAACGGTTAGAGGCCGATGTCGCCTACACGCAGATTTACGGCATGGCGAAGAAGTCTGTGCTGATTGTAGATATTTTTTCAAAAGCCGAGAGCAGCGGCTATGCTTGCATAGACATTGCCGAGGCTCAGAAAAAAGCATGGCGTAGCCATGCCACTACCTGGATGTAA
- a CDS encoding N-acetyltransferase yields MKNYTIRTEQPRDFKTVENLTREAFWNVYRPGCTEYYVLHCYRSEPDFVPELSLVLEVDGEIIGHVMYAWSHIDADDGRKIRTMTFGPISIRPDYKRKGYGKTLLDHSMRIAAEMGAGCLLICGNIAFYGKSGFVVASTRGIRYADDPDSDAPYFLCKELQEGFLDGITGSYRDPEPYFVAMRNPEAFEKYDAGFPPKEKLVLPGQLG; encoded by the coding sequence ATGAAAAATTACACTATCCGCACGGAACAACCGCGCGACTTTAAGACCGTCGAAAACCTTACCCGCGAAGCCTTCTGGAACGTTTACCGTCCCGGATGCACCGAGTATTACGTGCTGCACTGCTACAGGAGCGAGCCCGACTTTGTGCCGGAACTCTCGCTCGTGCTGGAAGTGGACGGCGAAATCATCGGGCACGTGATGTACGCGTGGTCGCACATCGACGCCGACGACGGACGCAAAATCCGCACGATGACCTTCGGGCCCATCAGCATCCGCCCCGACTACAAGCGCAAGGGATACGGGAAAACATTGCTCGACCATTCCATGCGCATTGCCGCCGAGATGGGCGCGGGCTGCCTCCTGATTTGCGGGAACATCGCGTTTTACGGCAAGAGCGGCTTTGTGGTCGCGAGCACCAGGGGAATCCGCTACGCCGACGACCCCGACAGCGACGCGCCCTACTTCCTCTGCAAGGAACTGCAAGAAGGGTTCCTCGACGGAATCACCGGCAGCTACCGCGACCCCGAACCGTACTTTGTCGCCATGCGCAACCCCGAGGCATTCGAGAAGTACGACGCGGGATTCCCACCGAAGGAAAAGCTCGTGCTGCCCGGGCAGTTAGGGTAA
- a CDS encoding AAA family ATPase, translated as MFKRKAYDKMKEWKQTYSGRYACLLEGARRVGKSTIAEEFAKNEYESYIRIDFANVTNEMLDVFRDISKPDLFFLRLQAETGVTLKKRKSAIIFDEIQLQPKVRQAIKYLVQDGRYDYIETGSLISIKKNVQGIVIPSEEHKINVYPMDYEEFMWAIGKDPSVIREIYKAKTAIGNATNRSLMRDFRLYMAVGGMPQAVDAYIRKENFETIDGIKRKINDLYFDDLKKLDPTGRLSNIYKAIPSQLALKKKNFTITKATGKQKTPKDEERFFELMDSKTVLACYHVTNPGTALAQTKDLNKFKLYTADTGLFISLMFDNSKQTNEIYKKLLSDKLDADLGYLYENIAAQIIAASDRELYYHTWQKENSTHYYEIDFLLSHGNKVVPVEIKSSATRNHESIDQFAEKFSKKIYRRILFSQKDVDHVGTLQLKPLYMLPFALEEL; from the coding sequence ATGTTCAAGCGCAAGGCGTATGACAAAATGAAGGAGTGGAAACAGACTTACTCCGGGCGGTACGCCTGCCTTCTGGAAGGGGCTCGACGTGTAGGCAAATCCACCATCGCCGAGGAATTCGCCAAGAACGAATACGAATCCTACATCCGGATCGATTTCGCCAATGTCACGAACGAGATGCTGGATGTTTTTCGCGACATCTCCAAGCCGGACCTTTTCTTTTTGCGGCTTCAGGCAGAAACGGGCGTAACTCTTAAAAAACGCAAGTCCGCAATTATCTTTGATGAAATCCAACTCCAGCCCAAAGTGCGCCAGGCGATCAAATACCTTGTCCAAGACGGCCGCTACGACTATATCGAAACAGGTTCGCTCATATCCATCAAAAAGAATGTCCAGGGGATAGTCATCCCTTCCGAAGAGCACAAGATCAATGTCTATCCTATGGATTACGAAGAGTTCATGTGGGCCATCGGCAAGGATCCTTCCGTAATACGCGAAATCTATAAAGCTAAGACCGCCATCGGGAATGCAACCAACAGGAGCTTGATGCGTGATTTCAGGCTTTACATGGCTGTCGGCGGCATGCCGCAAGCGGTTGACGCATACATCCGCAAAGAAAACTTCGAGACCATCGACGGAATCAAGCGGAAAATCAACGACCTGTATTTTGACGACTTAAAAAAACTGGACCCGACGGGCCGCCTGTCCAACATTTACAAGGCCATCCCAAGCCAACTTGCGCTGAAGAAAAAAAATTTCACAATCACTAAAGCGACGGGTAAGCAGAAAACGCCAAAAGACGAGGAACGCTTTTTTGAATTGATGGACTCCAAGACGGTGCTCGCCTGCTACCACGTGACCAACCCGGGCACGGCCCTCGCGCAGACAAAGGATTTGAACAAATTCAAACTTTACACCGCCGATACGGGACTTTTTATTTCGCTGATGTTCGACAACTCGAAACAGACCAACGAGATTTACAAGAAACTCCTAAGCGACAAACTGGATGCCGATTTAGGCTACCTGTACGAAAACATCGCGGCCCAGATTATAGCGGCAAGCGACAGGGAGCTGTATTACCACACCTGGCAAAAAGAAAACAGCACGCATTACTACGAGATTGACTTTCTGCTGTCGCACGGCAATAAGGTTGTCCCTGTCGAAATCAAGTCATCGGCAACGCGAAACCACGAATCCATCGACCAGTTCGCAGAAAAGTTTTCCAAAAAGATTTACCGCAGAATCCTTTTCTCGCAAAAAGACGTGGACCATGTAGGGACGCTGCAACTCAAGCCCCTGTACATGTTGCCGTTTGCACTGGAAGAACTGTAG